A single Rattus norvegicus strain BN/NHsdMcwi chromosome 5, GRCr8, whole genome shotgun sequence DNA region contains:
- the Catsper4 gene encoding cation channel sperm-associated protein 4 isoform X4 gives MSEKHKWWHQVDAIDVQHGGFKKKTYELMGRHEEQVLINRRDVMEKKDAWDVQEFITQMYIKQLLRHPAFQLLLAFLLVTNAITIALRTNSYLGQKHYELFSTIDDIVLTILICEVLLGWLNGFWIFWKDGWNILNFAIVFILFMGFFIKQLNETFITYPLRALRLVHVCMAVEPLARIIRVILQSMPDLANVMALILFFMLVFSVFGVTLFGAFVPKHFQNMGVALYTLFICITQDGWLDIYMDFQSLTRS, from the exons ATGTCTGAAAAACACAAGTGGTGGCACCAGGTGGATGCCATCGATGTCCAACATGGAGGCTTTAAG AAAAAAACCTATGAGCTCATGGGTCGGCATGAGGAGCAAGTGCTTATCAACCGCAGGGACGTCATGGAGAAgaag GATGCCTGGGACGTGCAGGAGTTCATCACTCAAATGTACATCAAGCAGTTGCTTCGCCATCCGGCCTTCCAGCTGTTGCTGGCCTTTCTGCTGGTGACTAACGCCATTACCATTGCTCTCCGCACCAACTCTTATCTCGGTCAG AAACACTATGAGTTATTCTCGACtatagatgacattgtgttgacAATCCTTATCTGTGAGGTTCTCCTTGGCTGGCTGAACGGATTCTGGATTTTCTGGAAG GATGGCTGGAATATCCTCAACTTCGCCATTGTCTTTATCTTGTTTATGGGGTTCTTCATAAAACAACTGAACGAAACCTTCATCACCTACCCTCTCAG GGCTCTTCGGCTGGTTCATGTGTGTATGGCAGTGGAACCCCTGGCCAGAATCATCAGGGTCATCCTGCAGTCGATGCCGGACCTGGCCAATGTCATGGCCCTCATCCTCTTCTTTATGCTG gtattttctgtgtttggggTCACGCTCTTTGGTGCGTTCGTGCCCAAGCACTTCCAGAACATGGGGGTGGCTCTGTATACACTCTTCATCTGCATCACCCAGGACGGATGGCTGGACATCTACATGGACTTCCA AAGCCTCACACGTTCGTAG